Proteins encoded in a region of the Rutidosis leptorrhynchoides isolate AG116_Rl617_1_P2 chromosome 9, CSIRO_AGI_Rlap_v1, whole genome shotgun sequence genome:
- the LOC139866887 gene encoding uncharacterized protein, which yields MLDVYSTYKKRDDICNEVCGQEASRISRIRCLIQSLDLRTMILLFVILPIGSFGIYLHGQKVTYFLRPIWQSPPPRFIQIPHYYHENVSMSTLCSLHGWKVREFPRRVFDALLFNNEIDMLTIRWKELYPYITKFVLLESNSTFTSLPKPHFFAINREKFDFVEPRLTYGTIPGGSRKGQDPFYEEAYQRVAIDHLLRYAGIEDDDLLIMSDVDEIPSAHTINLLRWCDGPPPIMHLHLRNFLYSFEFNVVHKSWRASVHIYEKGKTRYAHFRQTDYLFADAGWHCSFCFRKISDFVFKMKAYSHSDRIRFSHYLDPKRIQEVICNGYDLYDMIPEEYTFKEIIGNLGPIPHLYSAVHLPAYLLDNYEEYKYLLPGNCIREAG from the exons ATGCTTGATGTTTATTCAACTTACAAGAAGAGAGATGATATATGCAACGAGGTTTGTGGTCAG GAAGCAAGCAGGATATCAAGAATTCGATGCTTGATTCAAAGTCTTGATTTAAGGACAATGATACTATTATTTGTGATTCTTCCAATTGGGTCCTTTGGTATCTACCTTCATGGGCAAAAAGTCACCTACTTTTTAAGACCCATATGGCAATCGCCCCCGCCCCGTTTCATACAAATCCCGCATTACTATCATGAAAACGTTTCAATGTCTACTCTTTGCAGCCTTCACGGTTGGAAAGTACGAGAGTTCCCTCGAAGAGTCTTCGATGCACTTCTATTCAACAATGAAATCGATATGCTTACAATAAGATGGAAAGAACTTTACCCTTACATCACTAAGTTCGttcttcttgaatcaaattcgacaTTCACAAGCTTACCTAAACCCCATTTCTTTGCGATCAATCGAGAAAAGTTTGACTTTGTGGAACCTCGGTTGACTTATGGTACAATCCCGGGCGGGTCAAGAAAAGGGCAAGACCCTTTTTATGAAGAAGCGTATCAACGAGTAGCCATTGATCATCTTTTAAGATACGCAGGTATCGAAGATGATGATTTGTTGATAATGTCGGATGTCGATGAGATCCCGAGTGCACACACGATTAATCTTTTGAGATGGTGCGATGGGCCACCGCCAATTATGCATCTTCATTTGAGAAACTTTTTGTATTCGTTCGAGTTTAACGTGGTACATAAAAGTTGGAGGGCTTCGGTTCACATATATGAAAAGGGTAAAACGAGATACGCTCACTTTCGACAAACGGATTATCTTTTCGCTGACGCTGGTTGGCATTGTAGTTTTTGTTTTAGAAAGATAAGTGATTTCGTGTTTAAAATGAAAGCGTACAGCCACTCGGATAGAATTCGGTTTTCTCATTATCTTGACCCGAAAAGGATTCAAGAAGTGATTTGCAATGGCTATGACTTGTACGATATGATTCCCGAGGAGTACACATTTAAAGAAATTATAGGTAATTTGGGTCCGATTCCTCACTTGTATTCTGCAGTTCATTTGCCTGCTTATTTGTTGGATAATTATGAAGAGTACAAGTATCTACTGCCTGGAAATTGCATACGGGAAGCGGGTTGA